A window of Bacteroidota bacterium genomic DNA:
ACTTCAGAGTTTTCGCTATTACATAGCTACCTTTGGAATTTTGGCGACAATACCTCTTCAACACAATACAGTCCGTGCAAAGTATTTACCAATACAGGGAGTTACAACATTCAGCTAATTGTAACAGACAGCAATTCGTGCCAACAAACACTACTAAAAACAAATTATGTAACTGCAAAAAAAGCACCTAATCCTGATTTTACTGTTACCCCGCAATTGGGCTGCAATCCTTTACCAACAAGCATTACCAATACTACCAATACACTTCAAGACACCATTGCTTCTTGGTCGTGGGATTTTGGAGATGGAACCACTTCCTCGCAACAAAACCCAGCAGCACACACCTATACATTAGCCCCGGACACAGCTACTATAACCTTATTTGCAACAAATAATTTGGGATGCAAAAATTCTACTACTAAAGTTGTAGTTATAAAACCTACACCTGTAGCACTTTTCACTATGCCTATTGAAATTTGTTTAGGCAGCTCTGCAAACATTGTATTTACTGGCTCTGCAAGTACAGGAGCAACTTATACTTGGTCGTTTAACGGAGGCACTGTAAATAGCGGAACAGGAGCCGGACCGTATAGTGTATCTTGGAACTCGCAAGGTGTTAAAACAGTAACTCTTACCGTAAATGATAATGGATGTTCTGCCACCTACGTAAAATCAATAAACGTAAACAACCTGCCTCCTGTAACGCTCACAACAAATACCGGCAGCGACACTATTTGCAATGGAGTTCCAATTGTATTTACAGCCTCTCCAAGCAATTATGCCGCCTATCATTTCTTTTTAAATAGTGGTTCTG
This region includes:
- a CDS encoding PKD domain-containing protein encodes the protein MEKIYNRFGVLLALFLLQFNYSILAQCNAIITSNSQAKGCSPFTLQLTDASTGVVTNRVWNFGDGSATSGTQNPIHTFTTSASGNDTTYTVSLKVYCVGNDSSVTTFSVLVYSPPKVAFTSNKFSFCSFSDTVCFTNTSEFSLLHSYLWNFGDNTSSTQYSPCKVFTNTGSYNIQLIVTDSNSCQQTLLKTNYVTAKKAPNPDFTVTPQLGCNPLPTSITNTTNTLQDTIASWSWDFGDGTTSSQQNPAAHTYTLAPDTATITLFATNNLGCKNSTTKVVVIKPTPVALFTMPIEICLGSSANIVFTGSASTGATYTWSFNGGTVNSGTGAGPYSVSWNSQGVKTVTLTVNDNGCSATYVKSINVNNLPPVTLTTNTGSDTICNGVPIVFTASPSNYAAYHFFLNSGSVQNTNSNTYTNASLNNNDQISVQVTDIKGSVSTLSA